Proteins encoded together in one Coffea arabica cultivar ET-39 chromosome 2c, Coffea Arabica ET-39 HiFi, whole genome shotgun sequence window:
- the LOC113727362 gene encoding mediator of RNA polymerase II transcription subunit 15a-like isoform X6, whose translation MDKNSWRAPQGQMAQGPPQGGQVGGSGEVSAVPNPAPPATIDSGDWRTQLQADSRQRIVNKIMETLKRHLPFSGQEGLQELKKIAVRFEEKIYTAATSQSDYLRKISLKMLTMETKSQNPMANPLQANAANASKNPPDQAVHGMQSQIQNQPLPMPVVSSQSQSRQQLLPQNMQTNMTSTGVQNSAILASTLPTAGNLQQAPMPNIGQNSNLQNMQSVPSVSQNPVGSSMGQVMPSNVFTNSQRQMQAGQQQVVPLQQHQQTQNPQHYLYQQQLQHQYMKQKLQQGGGMAQPLMQSHIQQQQQQNLLQPTQIQTSQQVVMQPSVMQSAPLSGLQQNQQSSMQQVTQPVIQQQSQAVLRQQQQQQQQQQQQQQQQSQQASMLHQQQTSMAQQPLLPAAQQPHQQQQQLIGQQPGATNIQHNQLIGQQNSMPDMQQQQQRLIGQQNNMQQQQQQQLIGQQNSLSSMHQQQLAPQSSVSGLHQQSMLGTQPGNSALPTSQHSVVMLQQSKVAVQQQMQQNATALLPSQNQQPQQPQQQMVSQIQAQPGGLQHMQQQSNALQRDMQQNIQPTGSLLQQQNVVEQQKQLFQPQRAHPEASSTSLDSTAQTGNASGGDWQEEVYQKIKSMKDMYFLELNDMYMKIAGKLQQHDSLPQQPRNEQLEKLKFFKLMLERLIGFLRCTKNDIQISHKEKLASIEKQIINILTTNRPRRPVSLQQVQLAQQQMSNMQHSQPQTQIPQIQPQENQMNQQMQPMNVQSSITPMQPSSLTSLQQNTLSSVPSVSNLQQNMMSTLQPASTLDPGQSNTHPLQQVAISSLQQNTASGPQTMNINSLSSQSGMTALQSNLNNALQPNSTMIQNQQLKKQEQQMLQTQQLKQQLHPRQMQQQLLQRQQLMQQQQQQQQQQQQQHQQMKPQQQPSQLPGHQMSPLHQVTDSSDLKVRPQISVKSSVFQQFHTNSQRAAYHHQQLKSGSPFPISSPQVLQAASPQVPPHGSPQIDQQSMLTSIAKTGTPLQTANSPFVVPSPSTPLAPSPMPAAQSLAIGTPGISASPLLAEFTSLDGAHVSTSTAMPCKPHTVEKPHERLIKAVKSISNKALVASIDDISSVVSMVDRIAGSAPGNGSRAAVGEDLVAMTKCRLQARNFFTQDGPTGTKKMRRSTSAMPSNVVSPVGSVNDSMRQLNGSDAFELESTATSSIKRARNEANHALVEEIHEINRRLIDTVVDISDEDVDPTAVAAAADGGEGTIVKCSFSAVALSPNLKSQYASARTSPIQPLRLLIPTNYPDSSPILLDKYPVEVSKEYEDLSIKARSKFSISLRSLSQPMSLLEMARTWDICARAVISEFAQQSGGGTFSSKYGTWENCVSAVL comes from the exons ATGGATAAAAACAGTTGGAGGGCGCCTCAAGGCCAGATGGCTCAGGGTCCTCCTCAAGGTGGTCAAGTAGGCGGCAGTGGAGAAGTATCGGCTGTCCCAAATCCAGCTCCGCCCGCTACTATTGACAGCGGCGATTGGAGGACTCAACTCCAAGCTGATTCTCGTCAAAGAATCGTAAATAAGAT AATGGAGACTTTGAAGAGGCACCTGCCATTCTCTGGACAAGAGGGGCTGCAAGAACTTAAGAAAATTGCTGTGAGGTTTGAGGAAAAGATTTATACTGCAGCAACTAGCCAG TCAGATTATCTGAGAAAGATATCTTTGAAGATGCTGACAATGGAAACTAAGTCCCAAAATCCCATGGCTAATCCACTACAAGCTAATGCTGCCAATGCAAGCAAAAATCCTCCAGACCAAG CTGTCCATGGCATGCAATCCCAAATTCAGAACCAGCCACTTCCCATGCCAGTGGTGAGCAGCCAATCACAATCCCGACAACAGCTGTTACCACAAAACATGCAGACTAATATGACATCAACGGGAGTCCAGAATTCTGCTATTTTGGCTTCTACACTTCCAACTGCTGGTAATTTGCAGCAGGCTCCCATGCCTAATATTGGTCAGAACTCCAATTTGCAGAACATGCAGAGTGTTCCCAGTGTTTCTCAGAACCCAGTAGGGAGTTCCATGGGACAGGTGATGCCTTCAAATGTTTTCACTAATTCTCAAAGACAGATGCAGGCTGGACAACAACAGGTTGTTCCCTTGCAGCAACACCAGCAGACACAGAATCCACAGCATTATCTTTATCAACAACAGCTGCAGCATCAGTACATGAAACAAAAGTTACAACAAGGAGGAGGAATGGCACAGCCCCTTATGCAATCTCATatccagcagcagcagcagcaaaatCTTTTGCAACCAACTCAAATTCAAACCTCCCAGCAAGTTGTTATGCAGCCATCTGTAATGCAGTCAGCTCCTCTATCTGGCCTCCAGCAGAATCAACAGTCTTCTATGCAACAAGTGACTCAACCAGTAATTCAGCAGCAGTCTCAAGCAGTTTTGAGGCAGCAgcaacagcagcagcaacagcagcagcaacaacagCAGCAACAGTCGCAACAGGCTTCCATGTTGCATCAGCAGCAAACCTCCATGGCTCAACAGCCATTACTGCCTGCAGCACAGCAGCCACATCAACAACAGCAGCAGCTGATTGGGCAGCAGCCTGGTGCTACAAATATTCAACACAACCAGCTCATTGGCCAACAGAATAGCATGCCTGATATGCAGCAACAGCAACAAAGGCTGATAGGCCAGCAGAACAAtatgcagcagcagcagcagcagcagctaaTTGGTCAACAGAACAGCCTTTCGAGTATGCATCAACAACAATTGGCCCCTCAAAGTAGCGTTTCTGGGCTCCATCAGCAGTCAATGCTAGGGACTCAACCTGGTAACTCTGCCCTGCCAACAAGTCAGCATTCTGTCGTCATGTTACAGCAATCTAAGGTTGCGGTACAGCAACAAATGCAGCAGAATGCAACAGCATTGCTACCAAGCCAAAATCAACAGCCACAGCAACCGCAGCAACAGATGGTATCACAGATTCAAGCACAACCAGGGGGCCTACAACATATGCAGCAGCAGTCAAATGCGTTGCAAAGAGATATGCAGCAAAATATTCAACCTACAGGTTCTTTGCTTCAACAGCAGAATGTTGTAGAACAGCAGAAGCAGTTATTTCAGCCACAAAGAGCCCATCCTGAGGCATCATCAA CTTCGTTAGATTCAACAGCTCAGACGGGGAATGCAAGTGGTGGAGATTGGCAGGAGGAGGTTTATCAAAAG attaaatccatgaaggacaTGTATTTCCTGGAATTAAATGACATGTAcatgaaaattgctggaaagCTGCAACAG CATGATTCTCTTCCTCAACAACCAAGAAATGAGCAGCTTGAAAAGCTCAAATTCTTTAAGCTCATGCTGGAACGCCTAATAGGATTCTTGCGATGTACCAAGAATGACATTCAGATCAGTCACAAGGAGAAGTTGGCTTCCATTGAAAAACAGATAATCAATATTCTTACTACAAATCGGCCCCGGAGGCCCGTTTCTTTGCAACAAGTGCAACTTGCCCAACAGCAAATGTCCAACATGCAGCACTCTCAGCCTCAGACTCAAATTCCTCAAATACAGCCCCAGGAAAATCAAATGAACCAACAGATGCAGCCAATGAATGTACAGAGTTCCATAACACCAATGCAGCCAAGTAGCTTGACCAGCCTGCAGCAGAACACATTGTCCTCTGTGCCATCAGTTTCGAATTTGCAACAGAATATGATGAGTACCCTACAGCCTGCTTCGACTTTGGACCCAGGACAAAGTAATACTCACCCGTTGCAGCAGGTAGCTATAAGCTCTTTACAGCAGAATACTGCCAGTGGTCCTCAAACAATGAACATAAATTCTTTATCATCGCAAAGTGGCATGACTGCGCtgcaatcaaacctcaataatGCTCTACAGCCTAATTCGACTATGATTCAGAACCAGCAGCTTAAAAAACAGGAGCAGCAAATGTTGCAAACCCAGCAATTGAAACAACAATTGCATCCCCGTCAGATGCAGCAGCAGCTTTTGCAAAGACAACAGCTAATGCAACAACAACAGCAGCAACAacaacagcagcagcaacagCACCAACAAATGAAGCCACAGCAGCAGCCTTCACAGCTGCCCGGACACCAAATGTCACCACTACATCAGGTAACTGATTCAAGTGACTTGAAGGTGAGACCGCAGATAAGTGTTAAATCAAGTGTTTTCCAGCAATTCCATACCAACAGCCAGCGAGCAGCGTATCATCACCAACAGTTGAAGTCGGGAAGCCCATTTCCTATTTCTTCACCGCAAGTCCTTCAGGCAGCATCGCCTCAGGTTCCCCCGCATGGTTCGCCTCAAATTGATCAGCAGAGTATGCTGACATCTATAGCAAAGACTGGAACTCCATTGCAGACTGCAAATTCACCCTTTGTGGTCCCATCTCCTTCGACTCCCTTGGCTCCGTCACCTATGCCTG CAGCCCAATCACTAGCAATTGGCACTCCTGGGATATCAGCTTCGCCATTGCTTGCAGAATTTACGAGTTTGGATGGAGCTCATGTCAGCACATCAACTGCAATGCCATGCAAGCCACATACTGTCGAGAAGCCGCATGAACGGTTGATTAAAGCG gtaaaatcaatttcaaataaagCATTGGTTGCCTCCATTGATGATATAAGCTCAGTTGTCAGTATGGTTGATAGGATAGCTGGATCTGCACCAGGCAATGGATCAAGAGCTGCTGTTGGTGAGGATTTGGTCGCAATGACAAAATGTCGCTTGCAAGCAAGAAACTTTTTCACACAAGATGGACCTACTGGAACAAAGAAAATGAGGCGCTCTACGAGTGCAATGCCTTCCAATGTTGTTTCACCTGTTGGTAGTGTGAATGACAGTATGAGGCAGTTAAACGGTTCTGATGCCTTTGAATTGGAATCCACAGCTACATCAAGTATCAAAAGGGCAAGGAATGAG GCCAACCATGCCCTTGTGGAAGAGATACATGAGATAAATCGACGCCTCATAGATACTGTGGTTGATATCAGCGATGAAGATGTTGATCCAACTGCAGTAGCTGCTGCAGCTGATGGTGGTGAAGGGACCATTGTCAAGTGCTCTTTCAGTGCTGTAGCTCTTAGCCCAAACCTGAAATCACAGTATGCTTCAGCACGGACG TCTCCAATTCAGCCTCTGCGATTGCTCATTCCAACTAATTATCCTGATTCCTCTCCTATACTCTTGGACAAGTATCCTGTTGAAGTTAG TAAAGAGTATGAAGATCTTTCTATTAAAGCCAGGTCCAAGTTCAGTATATCACTGAGAAGTCTTTCACAGCCTATGTCACTTTTGGAGATGGCAAGGACGTGGGACATTTGTGCTCGTGCAGTTATTTCAGAATTTGCACAACAAAGTGGTGGAGGAACTTTCAGCTCAAAATATGGGACTTGGGAGAACTGTGTGAGTGCAGTTTTGTGA
- the LOC113727362 gene encoding mediator of RNA polymerase II transcription subunit 15a-like isoform X3: MDKNSWRAPQGQMAQGPPQGGQVGGSGEVSAVPNPAPPATIDSGDWRTQLQADSRQRIVNKICAHMCRMETLKRHLPFSGQEGLQELKKIAVRFEEKIYTAATSQSDYLRKISLKMLTMETKSQNPMANPLQANAANASKNPPDQAVHGMQSQIQNQPLPMPVVSSQSQSRQQLLPQNMQTNMTSTGVQNSAILASTLPTAGNLQQAPMPNIGQNSNLQNMQSVPSVSQNPVGSSMGQVMPSNVFTNSQRQMQAGQQQVVPLQQHQQTQNPQHYLYQQQLQHQYMKQKLQQGGGMAQPLMQSHIQQQQQQNLLQPTQIQTSQQVVMQPSVMQSAPLSGLQQNQQSSMQQVTQPVIQQQSQAVLRQQQQQQQQQQQQQQQQSQQASMLHQQQTSMAQQPLLPAAQQPHQQQQQLIGQQPGATNIQHNQLIGQQNSMPDMQQQQQRLIGQQNNMQQQQQQQLIGQQNSLSSMHQQQLAPQSSVSGLHQQSMLGTQPGNSALPTSQHSVVMLQQSKVAVQQQMQQNATALLPSQNQQPQQPQQQMVSQIQAQPGGLQHMQQQSNALQRDMQQNIQPTGSLLQQQNVVEQQKQLFQPQRAHPEASSTSLDSTAQTGNASGGDWQEEVYQKIKSMKDMYFLELNDMYMKIAGKLQQHDSLPQQPRNEQLEKLKFFKLMLERLIGFLRCTKNDIQISHKEKLASIEKQIINILTTNRPRRPVSLQQVQLAQQQMSNMQHSQPQTQIPQIQPQENQMNQQMQPMNVQSSITPMQPSSLTSLQQNTLSSVPSVSNLQQNMMSTLQPASTLDPGQSNTHPLQQVAISSLQQNTASGPQTMNINSLSSQSGMTALQSNLNNALQPNSTMIQNQQLKKQEQQMLQTQQLKQQLHPRQMQQQLLQRQQLMQQQQQQQQQQQQQHQQMKPQQQPSQLPGHQMSPLHQQFHTNSQRAAYHHQQLKSGSPFPISSPQVLQAASPQVPPHGSPQIDQQSMLTSIAKTGTPLQTANSPFVVPSPSTPLAPSPMPGESEKLNSGISSLSNAGNIGPSHAITVSAAAQSLAIGTPGISASPLLAEFTSLDGAHVSTSTAMPCKPHTVEKPHERLIKAVKSISNKALVASIDDISSVVSMVDRIAGSAPGNGSRAAVGEDLVAMTKCRLQARNFFTQDGPTGTKKMRRSTSAMPSNVVSPVGSVNDSMRQLNGSDAFELESTATSSIKRARNEANHALVEEIHEINRRLIDTVVDISDEDVDPTAVAAAADGGEGTIVKCSFSAVALSPNLKSQYASARTSPIQPLRLLIPTNYPDSSPILLDKYPVEVSKEYEDLSIKARSKFSISLRSLSQPMSLLEMARTWDICARAVISEFAQQSGGGTFSSKYGTWENCVSAVL; this comes from the exons ATGGATAAAAACAGTTGGAGGGCGCCTCAAGGCCAGATGGCTCAGGGTCCTCCTCAAGGTGGTCAAGTAGGCGGCAGTGGAGAAGTATCGGCTGTCCCAAATCCAGCTCCGCCCGCTACTATTGACAGCGGCGATTGGAGGACTCAACTCCAAGCTGATTCTCGTCAAAGAATCGTAAATAAGAT ATGTGCTCACATGTGCAGAATGGAGACTTTGAAGAGGCACCTGCCATTCTCTGGACAAGAGGGGCTGCAAGAACTTAAGAAAATTGCTGTGAGGTTTGAGGAAAAGATTTATACTGCAGCAACTAGCCAG TCAGATTATCTGAGAAAGATATCTTTGAAGATGCTGACAATGGAAACTAAGTCCCAAAATCCCATGGCTAATCCACTACAAGCTAATGCTGCCAATGCAAGCAAAAATCCTCCAGACCAAG CTGTCCATGGCATGCAATCCCAAATTCAGAACCAGCCACTTCCCATGCCAGTGGTGAGCAGCCAATCACAATCCCGACAACAGCTGTTACCACAAAACATGCAGACTAATATGACATCAACGGGAGTCCAGAATTCTGCTATTTTGGCTTCTACACTTCCAACTGCTGGTAATTTGCAGCAGGCTCCCATGCCTAATATTGGTCAGAACTCCAATTTGCAGAACATGCAGAGTGTTCCCAGTGTTTCTCAGAACCCAGTAGGGAGTTCCATGGGACAGGTGATGCCTTCAAATGTTTTCACTAATTCTCAAAGACAGATGCAGGCTGGACAACAACAGGTTGTTCCCTTGCAGCAACACCAGCAGACACAGAATCCACAGCATTATCTTTATCAACAACAGCTGCAGCATCAGTACATGAAACAAAAGTTACAACAAGGAGGAGGAATGGCACAGCCCCTTATGCAATCTCATatccagcagcagcagcagcaaaatCTTTTGCAACCAACTCAAATTCAAACCTCCCAGCAAGTTGTTATGCAGCCATCTGTAATGCAGTCAGCTCCTCTATCTGGCCTCCAGCAGAATCAACAGTCTTCTATGCAACAAGTGACTCAACCAGTAATTCAGCAGCAGTCTCAAGCAGTTTTGAGGCAGCAgcaacagcagcagcaacagcagcagcaacaacagCAGCAACAGTCGCAACAGGCTTCCATGTTGCATCAGCAGCAAACCTCCATGGCTCAACAGCCATTACTGCCTGCAGCACAGCAGCCACATCAACAACAGCAGCAGCTGATTGGGCAGCAGCCTGGTGCTACAAATATTCAACACAACCAGCTCATTGGCCAACAGAATAGCATGCCTGATATGCAGCAACAGCAACAAAGGCTGATAGGCCAGCAGAACAAtatgcagcagcagcagcagcagcagctaaTTGGTCAACAGAACAGCCTTTCGAGTATGCATCAACAACAATTGGCCCCTCAAAGTAGCGTTTCTGGGCTCCATCAGCAGTCAATGCTAGGGACTCAACCTGGTAACTCTGCCCTGCCAACAAGTCAGCATTCTGTCGTCATGTTACAGCAATCTAAGGTTGCGGTACAGCAACAAATGCAGCAGAATGCAACAGCATTGCTACCAAGCCAAAATCAACAGCCACAGCAACCGCAGCAACAGATGGTATCACAGATTCAAGCACAACCAGGGGGCCTACAACATATGCAGCAGCAGTCAAATGCGTTGCAAAGAGATATGCAGCAAAATATTCAACCTACAGGTTCTTTGCTTCAACAGCAGAATGTTGTAGAACAGCAGAAGCAGTTATTTCAGCCACAAAGAGCCCATCCTGAGGCATCATCAA CTTCGTTAGATTCAACAGCTCAGACGGGGAATGCAAGTGGTGGAGATTGGCAGGAGGAGGTTTATCAAAAG attaaatccatgaaggacaTGTATTTCCTGGAATTAAATGACATGTAcatgaaaattgctggaaagCTGCAACAG CATGATTCTCTTCCTCAACAACCAAGAAATGAGCAGCTTGAAAAGCTCAAATTCTTTAAGCTCATGCTGGAACGCCTAATAGGATTCTTGCGATGTACCAAGAATGACATTCAGATCAGTCACAAGGAGAAGTTGGCTTCCATTGAAAAACAGATAATCAATATTCTTACTACAAATCGGCCCCGGAGGCCCGTTTCTTTGCAACAAGTGCAACTTGCCCAACAGCAAATGTCCAACATGCAGCACTCTCAGCCTCAGACTCAAATTCCTCAAATACAGCCCCAGGAAAATCAAATGAACCAACAGATGCAGCCAATGAATGTACAGAGTTCCATAACACCAATGCAGCCAAGTAGCTTGACCAGCCTGCAGCAGAACACATTGTCCTCTGTGCCATCAGTTTCGAATTTGCAACAGAATATGATGAGTACCCTACAGCCTGCTTCGACTTTGGACCCAGGACAAAGTAATACTCACCCGTTGCAGCAGGTAGCTATAAGCTCTTTACAGCAGAATACTGCCAGTGGTCCTCAAACAATGAACATAAATTCTTTATCATCGCAAAGTGGCATGACTGCGCtgcaatcaaacctcaataatGCTCTACAGCCTAATTCGACTATGATTCAGAACCAGCAGCTTAAAAAACAGGAGCAGCAAATGTTGCAAACCCAGCAATTGAAACAACAATTGCATCCCCGTCAGATGCAGCAGCAGCTTTTGCAAAGACAACAGCTAATGCAACAACAACAGCAGCAACAacaacagcagcagcaacagCACCAACAAATGAAGCCACAGCAGCAGCCTTCACAGCTGCCCGGACACCAAATGTCACCACTACATCAG CAATTCCATACCAACAGCCAGCGAGCAGCGTATCATCACCAACAGTTGAAGTCGGGAAGCCCATTTCCTATTTCTTCACCGCAAGTCCTTCAGGCAGCATCGCCTCAGGTTCCCCCGCATGGTTCGCCTCAAATTGATCAGCAGAGTATGCTGACATCTATAGCAAAGACTGGAACTCCATTGCAGACTGCAAATTCACCCTTTGTGGTCCCATCTCCTTCGACTCCCTTGGCTCCGTCACCTATGCCTGGCGAGTCAGAAAAACTAAATTCTGGCATTTCATCCCTCTCAAATGCTGGAAATATTGGACCCTCACATGCAATTACTGTGTCTGCAGCAGCCCAATCACTAGCAATTGGCACTCCTGGGATATCAGCTTCGCCATTGCTTGCAGAATTTACGAGTTTGGATGGAGCTCATGTCAGCACATCAACTGCAATGCCATGCAAGCCACATACTGTCGAGAAGCCGCATGAACGGTTGATTAAAGCG gtaaaatcaatttcaaataaagCATTGGTTGCCTCCATTGATGATATAAGCTCAGTTGTCAGTATGGTTGATAGGATAGCTGGATCTGCACCAGGCAATGGATCAAGAGCTGCTGTTGGTGAGGATTTGGTCGCAATGACAAAATGTCGCTTGCAAGCAAGAAACTTTTTCACACAAGATGGACCTACTGGAACAAAGAAAATGAGGCGCTCTACGAGTGCAATGCCTTCCAATGTTGTTTCACCTGTTGGTAGTGTGAATGACAGTATGAGGCAGTTAAACGGTTCTGATGCCTTTGAATTGGAATCCACAGCTACATCAAGTATCAAAAGGGCAAGGAATGAG GCCAACCATGCCCTTGTGGAAGAGATACATGAGATAAATCGACGCCTCATAGATACTGTGGTTGATATCAGCGATGAAGATGTTGATCCAACTGCAGTAGCTGCTGCAGCTGATGGTGGTGAAGGGACCATTGTCAAGTGCTCTTTCAGTGCTGTAGCTCTTAGCCCAAACCTGAAATCACAGTATGCTTCAGCACGGACG TCTCCAATTCAGCCTCTGCGATTGCTCATTCCAACTAATTATCCTGATTCCTCTCCTATACTCTTGGACAAGTATCCTGTTGAAGTTAG TAAAGAGTATGAAGATCTTTCTATTAAAGCCAGGTCCAAGTTCAGTATATCACTGAGAAGTCTTTCACAGCCTATGTCACTTTTGGAGATGGCAAGGACGTGGGACATTTGTGCTCGTGCAGTTATTTCAGAATTTGCACAACAAAGTGGTGGAGGAACTTTCAGCTCAAAATATGGGACTTGGGAGAACTGTGTGAGTGCAGTTTTGTGA